One bacterium genomic window, TATTCTTAAGTTGTGTTCCGGCGTATACTGATGACATCAATAAGGAAAAAACCAAACTCTCTAATATTACAAAGGAAATTAAAAAAAAGAAATCTAAAATAAATTATCTCAGCGGACAGGAGAAAAATGCCGTTCATGAACTTGCGAAAGTAGAAATACAAATTAAAACCACCGCAGATAAAATAAATTTACTTGAAAAACAATTAACCGATGGTCAGAAAAATATTGCTCTCACGCAAAAAAGTGTTAACTTAACCAGTGCTCAGTTAAATAGAAGACAACAAATACTTCTTAAAAGACTTACCGCTATTTATAAATATAGAGGAGGGGATTTATTAGGGAATTTACTGAATACCGATGATTTTACTGAGATTTCTAAACGGCTATATTTTATGTCACTGATTGCCCAGGCAGATACAGAATTAATCGAGGATATAAATAATAAAAAGAACGCTTATCTACAGAAAAAAAGAATATTACAATCTCATCATAATAAGTTGTGTAAGATAGAAAAGTCTCAAGAAAATTTTTTGAATAAACAGGAAAGGCTGAAAAAAAATAGAAAGCGACTTTTGACTAAAATACAAGGTGAAAAATCCCTGTATCAACAACAAATATCTAAATTAGAAAGAGATTCATTAGAATTAAAACAATTAATAAAAAATTTAGAGATGAGGAAAACGCATGAAGGCAAACAAATTGTTCTTCGAGGAAAAGGAGATTTACCCTGGCCAGTAAAAAACCGTAAACTTTATCGTGGCTATGGGAGTTATAAACATCCAAAATTTAATGCTCAGATAGTCAACAAAGGCATTGATATTTTAACTCCCCAGGGAGAAACAGTTTTTTCAGTAAAGGACGGTAAAGTGGTTTTTGCAAACTGGTTTAAAGGATATGGAATGTTGGTGATGATTGACCATGGTGAAGGGCTTTATAGCCTTTATGCACATTTATCAAACATTTTGGTTGATGTTGGTAATAAGGTATCTAAAGGAAGTTCCATAGGTATAGTAGGTGGTCCTTTTGATAGTGAAGGATATAATTTTCATTTTGAAATACGGGTTAACGGCGAACCAGACAACCCGTTAAACTGGCTTATGTAGGGTCACCTTAGGGTTCTGCAAAATAGGATTTGGGGGAGACAATAAATAAATATTAAATACCAAATATAAATATCAAAATGCAAATTTACAAATCAAATTTCAAAAAGGACGGGGCGGTTCCTTTTATCGTTTTTCCTATGATTTCTTTCGAATGTCACTTGTAAGCGTTCACAGAAAGTTGAAATTGGAAATTAGAAATTGGGCTTTTACTTCTTTCCCTAATTTCTAATTTCGAATTTCCAATTTTAACTTCATTTTCTAACCGCAGGCTTTCAAACAAAAGTGAACCGTCCCAAAAGGACTTCTATTTTAACGCTGAAAGGAAAGAGATAATTTTACATTTTGATATGTAATTTTTATATTTGCTTTTTGATCTTTGGAGAAAATTGATAAAAATAGAGGCTTTAAATACCTGCTTAAAAACTACAGTTTCTTAGTTTTGCAGAACTCTAAAAATTTTAGTTGAAAGGAGATGATAAAAATGACATTAGAAGAAGTATGGCAAAAGGCAGTTAAAGAAACTGAAATAGTCAGATACCGCATCAGTCAATTATTGACATTTAAACCCACTGATTTACCTTATATATTTTTAGCGGAGTCATCAGTGAACATTGGTGATACAGTTGTTCGGAAGGGAAAGGTTTTAGTCAATGAAGCCTCGATTATACTTCCGCGAAATTTTCCACAATTTGAAGGATTTAACTTTACAGAATCCTATCAGGTAAATGAAGATATAATCAGGTCTTTTTTGTTAGTCAGGGGTGTAACCTTTCCTTCTTTTAAATATAGTAATGAAACCTATTCTCTCAATATCTATGAAGATTCTCTCGAGAAGGCAATAAGACATTTTAAAGAAGAATTAGAAAGGATTGAGGATGTTCAGTCAGGATTGATTGTAGGACCGGAAGATTGCTGGCAGTTTTCAGTCCTTTTCTTTGTTCTTAATATGGTTTCCAGAAACGCTCCAAATGATTTAAAAAGATTATTAAAGGATTTTAATGAAAGAGGAAATTTATTCCTTGATTAAAATAAAAAATTGTGGTATAATTTATTAATGATGATAAAAGAATTTATTCAGACAATGAGGCCAGGACAGGTGACAAAAAATTTACTTGTTTTTGCCGCAATTATCTTTGCCCAGAAATTATGTAGTCTTGAGGCAATATTGGAAACGGTTTTTGCCTTTATTTGTTTTTGTATCATTTCAGGATGTGGCTATGTATTCAATGATATCTTAGATTTAAAACAAGATAGAATTCATCCAAAGAAAAAAAATCGACCAATTGCCTCCGGGAAACTAAAAATTCTTCCATCTTTAACACTATCAATAGGATTAATAATTATTGTTTTAGTCTTATCTTTTTTAATAAGATACCAATTTGGTTTTGTTATTACAGGATATGTACTTTTAACTATATTTTATTCTTTGTGGTTAAAAAACATAGTTATTTTAGATGTTTTAGCCTTATCGGCAGGGTTTGTATTTCGTGTTGTTGGAGGAGCAGTGGTTATCCCGGTTGTAATTTCACCATGGTTAGTAGGATGCACAATGCTGTTAGCCCTGTTTTTGAGTCTGGGCAAAAGAAGACATGAATTGATTCTTTTAAACTCATCTGCCGCCTCTCATAGACCTATTTTAAAAGAATATACCCCGGCATTTATTGATGAAATGATTGCTGCGGTCACGGGCTCAATATTAATTGCCTATTCTTTCTATGCGTTTTCACCTGAGGTTCAGAAAAAACTTAATGCTCCATATTTACCCCTGACCATTATTTTCGTCCTTTATGGAATTTTCCGCTATCTTTATCTGGTACATCAGAAAAGTGCAGGTGGTAATCCAGATGTTGATATTATAAAAGATAAACCACTGCTTCTAAATATCCTATTATGGATAATTGCGGTGATAGTTATTATCTATTGGAAACCAATGGGGTAATTCCAGGAAGACTCTCGGATAAAAAATGGGTAACTGTTCAGCCACTGATTAACACAGATTGACATGGATAAAATAGAAGGGGTTTAAAATCCAAAATACAAGGAGGATAACGATGCGGTTTTTTATAGCAGTTCTGATGTGTATTTGTGTAGGAGTAGGAGGACAATTATTGTTAAAAACAGGTGTTTCGCAAGCGGAGATAGGTAATTATTTTCAAATGCTAACCCATCCTGCGGTTATCATAGGTGGTTTTCTTTATATCGGAAGCTCTTTCTTATGGCTTTTATTGCTTCAAAGAGCACACCTGAGTTACTTATACCCACTGATTAGTGTCTCGTATGTTCTGGTAGTAATTGCTTCTTGCCTTTTATTTCAGGAAATAGTATCCCCTATTAGATGGATAGGGGTAGGAGTAATTTGTGTGGGAGTAACTTTAGTCTCACAGAGTTAGTGATTGGTAACTGGTAATTGGTAACTGGTAATTAAATACCATCCGGCTGAACTCACGACGAAGATATTTAACCAATTACCAGTTACCGGTTACCAGTTACCAATTACCAGTTAATAAGGAGGAAAATTATGCCAATATTATTAGCTATTTTTATCTGTGTTGCGATTGTGGTTACAGGACAGTTGTTGTTAAAAACAGGTGTAGGTAAGCCTTCGGGTAAGCCTATTCCATTAGAATTAATCCGGATATTTACTCTGCCCAGAGTAATCTTTGGATTTGCACTTTATATATTTAGTGCAATGCTCTGGCTGTGGATTTTACAAAATGTCCCTTTGAGTTTTGCTTACCCGATGTTAAGTCTGGCTTATGTCTTGATAGTCTTCTCATCTAAATTCATTCTCAAAGAACATGTGCCTTTGATAAGATGGATAGGTGTAGTAGTTATCTGCATTGGTATATTTTTAATTTCACAAAGTTAGGAAATTTTCATCAAGGTTTAAAATATGGTTACTTTAAAGCAAATATGCCAATTTCTTGAGACAGAGTTAAATATAGCCCAGGTTAAAGATGAGGCGATAAATGGCTTACAAGTTGAAGGAAAAAAGACAATTGAGAAAATAGCCTGTGCTGTTGATGCCTCATTAGAAACTTTTTATGAGGCAAAAAAACAAAATGTAGATATGATTATTGTTCATCATGGTCTATTTTGGGGAACACCTCAACCTTTAACCGGTACCCTTTATAAACGATTAGAGGTGTTGTTTAAAAATGATATTTCGCTCTATGCTGTGCATTTGCCTTTAGACCTTCATCCAACACTTGGCAATAATGCTCAATTAATGAATTTATTTGTCCACAAAACATCACAACCTTTTGGGAAATATCATGAAGTACCAATTGGGTATTTAGGCAACTTAAAAAAAGGAATTGATTTATTAGATGTTAAACAAATACTTGAGCAAAGGCTGAATACTATTTGTCGATTATTAGATTTTGGTAGACAAAAGATTAAAACCATAGCCATAGTCTCGGGTGGTGGCTCGGATATGGTTAAAGAGGCGATAGAAAAAGAGGTAGATTTATTTATTACTGGCGAATCAAAATTATTTACATATCATTTAGCCAGGGAATCAAAAATCAATATTATCTTTGCTGGTCATTATGCCACTGAGACATTAGGAGTTAAGGCATTGGCAGAGGTTTTAGCCCAAAAATTTCAAATAGAATGTCCTTTTATTGATATTCCAACAGGACTTTAAAAAGGAGGAAAAATGAAAGATTTATTAAAAAAAATTACAGATGTCCCTAAAGTATCAGGAAGTGAAGATGAAATCAGGAATATTATCGTTAACGAGATAAAAGAGTATGTTGATACAATTGAGATTGATAAATTCGGTAATATTATATCAATCATAAAAGGAGATAAAAAACCAAAAGTAATGTTAGCGGCTCATATGGATGAAATTGGATTAATGGTAAAATTTATAGATGAAAAAGGGTTTATCCGATTTATTCCAATTGGTGGGATTAATGATCAAATGTTACTTAATCAAAGAATAACTATTAAAACCTTAAAAGGGTATATTCCTGGAGTAATAGGTTCGAGGCCTCCACATTTAATGGATGAAGAAGAAAAAAAGAAATTAATAACTTATGATAAGATGTATATTGATGTCGGAGCAAAAAATTATGATGATGTTCTAAAAATGGGTATTCAAAAAGGTGATTCAATCTTTTTTACGCGTATATTTACTGAATTAGCCAATAACAATATCTCGGCTATGTCACTTGATAATAGTGTAGGGTGTACTATTCTTATAAGTCTGATAAAAAATTTAAAAAAAGTCCCGGCTGAATTATATATTGTTTTCACTACCCAGGAAGAGGTTGGTTTAAAAGGAGCTACTGTCTGTAGTTACAGTATTAATCCAGATGTTGCCTTAGCCGTAGATATTGAGATTGCAGGTGACTACCCGGAGATAAAAAAAGAAGAAGCAGACAGTGAAATAGGTAAAGGGACTTCATTTGTAATGTCTGATGCTTTAGGTAGGGGATTAATTATTCATCCTCAAGTTAAAAAATGGTTACTTGATACTGCTAAAGATTTGAATATTCCCTATCAACTACATGTTGGTGGAAAAGGTGGGACAACTGATGCCTCAAGCATTCGCTTAGCCAGAGAAGGAATTCCAACAGGGGCGGTTTCTGTTCCAATACGCTATGCTCATACTCCTATTGAAGTTGTTAATTTAATAGATATGGAAAACACGATGACTTTTCTAAAATTTGCTATAGAAAAGGTAAATAAATATTTTCCAGCTGTGCAATTAGAAATAAAAGGATAATTGATTGTAAGCGTTCAGCCATCAGGTATCAGCAATCAGTTAACATCCAGGAAATCAGGATAGTAACCAATCCTACAATTTTGCGTAAAGGGTGTCTATGTGTCTGGTAGTCTATGTAACCCAGACACTTAGACACCCAGATACCAGACTACCTGAACGGTTACAATTGATTAAACAGATTACATTTTTTATTGTAAGCGGATTGAGCGGATTTTTTTTATTTCTTTTTCCGCTAAATCCGTTAAATCCGCTTACTAAATCCACCCGCTTACTATTAAAAATCTGCTTACTTAATTTTCTA contains:
- a CDS encoding multidrug resistance protein → MRFFIAVLMCICVGVGGQLLLKTGVSQAEIGNYFQMLTHPAVIIGGFLYIGSSFLWLLLLQRAHLSYLYPLISVSYVLVVIASCLLFQEIVSPIRWIGVGVICVGVTLVSQS
- a CDS encoding M42 family metallopeptidase; the protein is MKDLLKKITDVPKVSGSEDEIRNIIVNEIKEYVDTIEIDKFGNIISIIKGDKKPKVMLAAHMDEIGLMVKFIDEKGFIRFIPIGGINDQMLLNQRITIKTLKGYIPGVIGSRPPHLMDEEEKKKLITYDKMYIDVGAKNYDDVLKMGIQKGDSIFFTRIFTELANNNISAMSLDNSVGCTILISLIKNLKKVPAELYIVFTTQEEVGLKGATVCSYSINPDVALAVDIEIAGDYPEIKKEEADSEIGKGTSFVMSDALGRGLIIHPQVKKWLLDTAKDLNIPYQLHVGGKGGTTDASSIRLAREGIPTGAVSVPIRYAHTPIEVVNLIDMENTMTFLKFAIEKVNKYFPAVQLEIKG
- a CDS encoding decaprenyl-phosphate phosphoribosyltransferase, whose translation is MMIKEFIQTMRPGQVTKNLLVFAAIIFAQKLCSLEAILETVFAFICFCIISGCGYVFNDILDLKQDRIHPKKKNRPIASGKLKILPSLTLSIGLIIIVLVLSFLIRYQFGFVITGYVLLTIFYSLWLKNIVILDVLALSAGFVFRVVGGAVVIPVVISPWLVGCTMLLALFLSLGKRRHELILLNSSAASHRPILKEYTPAFIDEMIAAVTGSILIAYSFYAFSPEVQKKLNAPYLPLTIIFVLYGIFRYLYLVHQKSAGGNPDVDIIKDKPLLLNILLWIIAVIVIIYWKPMG
- a CDS encoding EamA family transporter is translated as MPILLAIFICVAIVVTGQLLLKTGVGKPSGKPIPLELIRIFTLPRVIFGFALYIFSAMLWLWILQNVPLSFAYPMLSLAYVLIVFSSKFILKEHVPLIRWIGVVVICIGIFLISQS
- a CDS encoding Nif3-like dinuclear metal center hexameric protein, with product MVTLKQICQFLETELNIAQVKDEAINGLQVEGKKTIEKIACAVDASLETFYEAKKQNVDMIIVHHGLFWGTPQPLTGTLYKRLEVLFKNDISLYAVHLPLDLHPTLGNNAQLMNLFVHKTSQPFGKYHEVPIGYLGNLKKGIDLLDVKQILEQRLNTICRLLDFGRQKIKTIAIVSGGGSDMVKEAIEKEVDLFITGESKLFTYHLARESKINIIFAGHYATETLGVKALAEVLAQKFQIECPFIDIPTGL
- a CDS encoding peptidoglycan DD-metalloendopeptidase family protein; the protein is MRGYKIFSLILSFLFLSCVPAYTDDINKEKTKLSNITKEIKKKKSKINYLSGQEKNAVHELAKVEIQIKTTADKINLLEKQLTDGQKNIALTQKSVNLTSAQLNRRQQILLKRLTAIYKYRGGDLLGNLLNTDDFTEISKRLYFMSLIAQADTELIEDINNKKNAYLQKKRILQSHHNKLCKIEKSQENFLNKQERLKKNRKRLLTKIQGEKSLYQQQISKLERDSLELKQLIKNLEMRKTHEGKQIVLRGKGDLPWPVKNRKLYRGYGSYKHPKFNAQIVNKGIDILTPQGETVFSVKDGKVVFANWFKGYGMLVMIDHGEGLYSLYAHLSNILVDVGNKVSKGSSIGIVGGPFDSEGYNFHFEIRVNGEPDNPLNWLM